DNA from Mesorhizobium sp. B2-1-1:
GCCCCGGCGTCAGCGCCTGCCACCCAAACGGCAGCGACAGCAGCGCCATGACGCTCGCGGTGACCGAAAACCAAAGCACGATCGTGGCGGTGCGCTCGCTTTGCACGAGATTGCGCACGAGCAGCATGGCGACGGCCGAAATCGCCGCCGCTATCAATGCGGCGATGACGCCGAGCACCTCCTGGTCATCGAGCGCCTCGCCGGAACTCAGGAGCGTCAGCTCCGGCCAGGAGATGATCAGCACACCGACGAGGCCGACGGCGACCGCGCTCCAGCGATAGACACGAATGGCTTCGCCGAGGAAAATCGAGCTGAACACCACCACCAACAGTGGCTGGGCGTAATTCAGCGTGATTGCTTCTGGCAGCGGCAACCGCGTCAGCGCGAAGAAGCCGAGCCCCATGGCGCAGACGCCGACGACGCCGCGCGCGATGTGGTTGAACGGACGGCTTGTACTGAAAGCCGTGCCGAGATTTCCCTTGAAAGCCAGAAAGGCAATGATCGGAAAGATAGCGAAGAAGGAGCGGAAGAAGACGATCTGTCCCGCCGGCACAGTGCCCGCCGCCTTGATGCAGGTCGACATGCCGACGAAGACCGCCACCGAGACGATCTTCAGCATAATGCCAGTGAGCGTGTTGTGCCCTACGGTATTGTCACTGTTGTCGCGGCCTGCTGTCACGCTCCCGCCGCTTCCCGCGTGGTTGCCCAGGTGCGCGCCGGCGTTGCCGGTCTCTCGATATGCCTGACGTCGTAGACGGCGGCCATGACTGCCTCGCGATGCTGGAAAGGAAGGTCTGAATAGACCTTGTCGCAGTTTTGTCGAGCCGCCGGTTCGTGTAAAGAGCGCGGACTTCAAAATTTTGGACGGGCAGGACAGGCCCGGAAAGACAGGAACCAAGGAATGCGCACCGACACTGGCCAGGTCTTCAAACTCGAAGACTATCGCCCCAGCGACTATCTCATTCCGGAAACGAACCTTGAATTCCGTCTTTCGCCAGGCGCGACGATCGTCACGGCAATTTTGACCGTCGAGCGCCGGGATGGCGTCGCGGCCTCTACGCCGCTTGTGCTGGATGGCGACGGGCTGACGCTCAGGCGCGTCGAGATCGACGGCAGGAAAGCCAAGCCGACGGATTTTGCCGTGACGCCCGACCGACTGACCATCCTCAGGCCCCCGGCGGCGCGTCGCTTTCGGCTGTCGATCGAGACCGAGCTGGCGCCGTCGGGCAATGAAGCGCTGATGGGCCTCTACCGCTCAAGCAACGTCTATTGCACGCAATGCGAAGCAGAGGGCTTCCGCCGCATCACCTATTTCCTCGACCGCCCCGACATCCTTTCCGTCTACACCGTGCGGATCGAAGCCCGCCGCGACGAGGCGCCGCTGCTTCTGTCCAACGGAAACCCGGTCGACAAGGGCAATCTCGGCGATGGCTGGCACTATGCCATTTGGCACGATCCCTTCCCCAAGCCATCGTATCTGTTCGCGCTGGTCGCCGGCAATCTCGGCCGGGTCGCCGACAGTTTCGTTACCATGTCCGGCCGCACGGTCGAGCTCGGCATCTATGTCGAGCCCGGCAAGGAGAAGCTCGCCGGCTACGCCATGGATGCCTTGAAGCGATCGATGCAATGGGACGAGGAGGCATTCGGCCGCGAATACGACCTCGATGTCTTCAACATCGTCGCCGTGTCCGACTTCAACATGGGCGCGATGGAGAACAAGGGCCTCAACGTCTTCAACGACAAATACGTGCTGGCCGACCGAGAGACCGCGACGGACGCCGATTTCGCCAATATCGAGGCGATCATCGCGCATGAGTATTTCCACAATTGGACAGGCAACAGAATCACTTGCCGCGACTGGTTCCAGCTTTGCCTGAAGGAAGGGCTGACCGTTTATCGCGACCACGAATTCTCGGCCGACCAACGTTCGCGTGCGGTCAAGCGCATCGCCGAGGTGCGCACGCTGCGCGCGCATCAATTCCCCGAGGACCAGGGGCCGCTGGCGCATCCGGTCAGGCCGCGCCGCTATCGCGAGATCAATAATTTCTACACGGCGACCGTCTACGAAAAAGGCTCGGAGGTGGTGCGCATGATCCGTACCATCCTCGGGCCTGATAGCTTTCGCGCCGGCATGGACCTCTATTTCGAGCGGCACGACGGCACGGCGGCGACGATCGAGGATTTCCTGACAGTGTTCGAGGAGGTGTCCGGCCGCGACTTGTCGCAATTCGCGCTCTGGTACCATCAGGCCGGCACCCCTAACCTGGCGGTGAGCTCGACCTATAACCGGGCGGAGCGGGAATTCACTCTGGAAATCGAGCAATCGGTGCCGCCGACCCCGTCGGAAAGCCGCAAACGACTGATGCACATACCGCTCGCCTTCGGTCTGATTGGCGCCGGTGGCGAGCCGGTCGCCTATGACACGGTCGACGGCGCCAGCGTCGAGGACGGCATCATCCACATCCGCAAGCGCCGGCATGTGGTGCGCTTCTCAGGCGTCGCCGAGCGTCCGGCGGTTTCGCTGAACCGCGGCTTCTCGGCGCCGATAACGCTTGCCGTCGAGCAGAAGACCGATGACCAATTCTTCCTTGCCGGCCACGACAGCGACAGCTTCTCGCGCTGGCAGACCTTCAACACGCTGCTTACGGATGCATTGATCTTGGCCTTCCGCCAGATTCTCGACGGCGCCGAGCCTGGCTTCACCGCGCGGCTGACCGAGCTTGCCGGCAGGATCGCGAGCGACGAGACGCTGGAGCCGGCCTACCGGGCGCTGGCGCTTTCGCTTCCGGGCGAGACCGACATAGCGCGCGACATCGGCAAAAACATCGAACCCAACGCCATCTTCGCTGCGCGCGAGGCGCTGGCGCTGGCAATCGCCAGGGCTAACCGCGACGCGTTCGCCGGCCTCTACGAGCGGCTTGCCGACGCCGGCCCGTTCAGCCCGGACGCAGCTTCCGCCGGACGGCGGGCGCTGCGCAACGTCATGCTCGATTATCTCTCGCTGCTGTCAGATGGCGCCGGGCTTGCGGCGGAGCACTTCCGGTCGGCCACCAATATGACTGACCGCGCGGCGGCACTGACCGTGCTCGCGCACCGCCACCATGGTTCGCCGGAGGCAAACAAGGCACTGGCGGCTTTCGAAGCGACATATGCGTCCGACCCGCTTGTGATGGACAAATGGTTCCAGATTCAGGCCAGCGTACCCGGTCCGCAGGCGGTGGAGACGGTTCGCGCCCTGACCACGCATCCGGCCTTCTCGATGGCCAATCCGAACCGGGTGCGCTCGTTGATCGGCACATTCTCCAGTGCCAACCAGACCGGATTCCACCGCGCCGACGGCGAAGGCTACCGATTCTTCACGCAGACCGTGCTCGAGGTCGAAAAACGCAATCCGCAGGTGGCGGCAAGGTTGGCAACGGCGCTCCGGTCGTGGCGTTCGCTCGAACCTGGCCGGCAGGCCAAGGCCAGGGAAGCGCTGCTTTCGATTGCCAATGCCGAAAACCTGTCGGCGGATTTAAGCGATATCGTCGAGCGTACGCTGGCGTGAGCCAGACCCAAGCGGCCACCATGGTGGTCGGCGGCAATGCCAAGGCAACGCCACCGGCCCGTCAGGCTGTGCTTCTGCTGCTCGAACGGATTCCCGCCTCCCTACGCGGGTATCAACATGGCGATGCGATGCACGCCGACCTCGGCGCTCGTATTCGTCGCCTCGTCGGTCTTGCCCTTGGCGCAAGTGTATATGTCGCCTTCCTTGAGCTTGAACTCCTTGTCGGCCTTCTTGATCGTGAATTCGCCCGCAGTGATGGTGCATACCATGTCGTTGTCCATCACCATCGCCGGCGCATGTGTGCCGGGCTGAAACACGACATCGACGATTGAGATGCTTTTGTAGGCAGGAATGTCTGAGTTTCCCGTGCCTACCTCCACCACTCTGATGCCGGGCGCAATCTCCTTGCCCTCCTTCGGGCCGTATGTCCTCGTTTTTACCGACGCCGCCAGGGCGAACAAAGGCGTTACCGCTGCCGCTGACACGCCGAGAGCAATTGCAGTTCTGCGATTCATGCTTTCCTCCCAATGTGCAATCCCGCACGGAATATGCGTGATTTCTAATATTATTCCCTTTCCACGGTAATCGCCATCGCATGCCTCTGCTCGGTTGGCGGAAAAGCCGCTATTTTAGTCGATTTTTAATCTTTTTTCGCCGGACCACTGGACAAGGCGAATCACCTTTGATTCTTTAATGGCGATTCGGAAGTGCGGCGTTTGCCGGATCATCAAGCATAGGCAAATCGGGGAGTGCCATTTATGGCGAAGGCGGACGCGTGGGGCGCGCCCGGAGGGATAGCTTTTGCGCGTCGCGAGACGCCGCGAGGCGACGGCCTTGCCGGGAATACGCGGCTCATCGCCGAACCGGCCTACAAGCGGCTTCTGGCGGCGGAGCCATTGCTGCGCCGATCGATACCGGCTCTCATCGTCATCTTCCTGATCGCGATCGCGGCGCTGCGCGTCCTGTCGCTGATGAACGAACGCGACGATATCGAGCGCAACGCCAAGGCGATCCTGATGCTGGCGTCCGGTCAACTGGCGAGTTCGCTGGCCACCACGTCCGACACCGCGCCGGGCGCCATCCAGGACCTGTTGGAAACGACCAGCCGCCAGGGCGCGATGAGCCGCGGCCACGTTCTTGTCATCACCGACAGCGCCTTCAAGATCACCGCGGTGACGCCGCGCTCGATGTCCTGGCAAGGCCGTTCGCTGGATAGCCTCGCCCAGGGCGGCCAGCCTCTGTTCATGTTCGGCGACCGCGCCGGAGTGATGGAGGTCGATATTGGCGGGCAGGACTGGTATGCAGCGGTCAGCCTGACGAACGGTCGCAAAGGCGCGGCAGCGGCGCTGGTGCCGCAGGACGCGGTTTTCGACGCCTGGCGCAAGACAGTCTCGCTGAATGTGACGCTGTTCGTACTGACGGCCGGCGTGCTGATCATCATCCTCTATGCCTATTTCGGCCAGGCGGCGCGCGCGCAGGCGGCCGACCGCATCTATCTCGAAGCGCATCAACGCATCGACATGGCGCTGGTACGCGGCCGCTGCGGCTTGTGGGACTGGGACATGGTGCGCGGCAAGATGTATTGGTCGCGCTCGATGTACGACATGCTGGGCTACGAGCCATGCGACACGATGCTGTCCTTCGGCGAGGTCGACGAGATCATCCATCCCGATGATGGCGACTTGTTCCAGCTCGCCAACAAGATCGTCGCGCGCGAGATCGATCATATCGATCAGGTGTTCCGGATGCGGCATGCCGACGGGCAGTGGGTATGGATGCGCGCAAGGGCGCAGGTCATGGATCCGGAAGCACCCGAAATCCAGTTGATCGGCATCGCCGTCGACGTCACCGAGCAGCGTCACCTGGCGCTTCGTTCCGAGGCAGCCGATTTGCGCCTGAGGACGGCGATCGAGAACATCAACGAGTCCTTCGTGCTGTGGGATGCCGCCGAGCGGCTGATCATGTGCAATTCCAAATACCAGAAGGACAATGGCCTTTCGGACCGTGACGTGATGCCAGGCGCCGTGCGCGCCACGCTGGAAGAGCGCATGCTCGCTTTCGCTTCCGATCGGCGGCTTGCCAACAGCAATGGACCGCAGGGCGGCGCGACGTTCGAACGGCAGCTGGCCGACGGCCGCTGGTTGCAGGTCAACGAACTCAGAACCCGCGACGGCGGCATTGTCTCGGTCGGATCCGACATCACCCAGATCAAGCTGCATCAAGAAAAGCTGGTCGACAGCGAGCGCCGGCTGATGGCGACCATACACGATCTCAGCCTCGCCCGCCGGGCCGAAGAGGAGCGCGCGCGCGAACTGGTCGAGCTCAACCGCAAATACATGAAGGAAACCGAGCGCGCCGAAGCGGCGAACCGGGCCAAGTCCGAATTCCTGGCCAACATGTCGCATGAACTGCGCACGCCCTTGAACGCCATCATCGGCTTCTCCGAGCTGATGGAACAGGGGCTGTTCGGCCCGCTGGGATCGGAGCGCTACGAGGAATACGCCACCGACATCAACAGCAGTGGCAAATATCTCCTGGGCGTCATCAACGACATTCTCGACATGTCGAAAATCGAGGCCGGCCAATTCTCGCTCGACCGCGAAGAGATCGATCTCGGCCCGCTGATCAGCGAGACGGTCAGGGTCGTCTCGCTGCAGGCCGCACAGAAGGCGATCACCGTGGAGACCCGCATCGCCGACGCGCTGACGCTGTTTGCCGACCGCCGAGCGATCAAGCAGATCGTCATAAACCTTTTGTCCAACGCAGTGAAATTCACCGGCCAAGGCGGCCACATATCGGTCAGGGCCCGCAATACCTCAGGGGCGCTGGTGCTGACGATCGAGGATAATGGCTGCGGCATCCCGAAGGAGGCGCTCGGCAAGCTCGGACGGCCCTTCGAACAGGTGCAGAACCAGTTCTCCAAGAGCCATGCCGGGTCCGGCCTCGGCCTCGCCATCTCGCGCTCTTTGGCCGAACTGCAAGGCGGTGCCCTGAAAATCCGCTCAACCGAAGGTGTCGGCACGATCGTGTCGGTGCGCATTCCGGTGAAGAAGGCGACGCCCGTGGTCAAGGTCGCGGCTTAAGCAACGGGCTCCGGCGATGTCGCCGAAGCCCGTGCCGGAAGGCGTTATTGCATGCTGCCGTCGTCGCCTTCGTCATCCCACTGACGGTGTAAGCCAAAGCGGCCGCCCTTTGGCAGTTCGCCCTTCTTGATCTTTCCGTCGTTGTTCTTGTCGAGCAGGGCAAAGAGCTTCTTGTCGCGACTGGCGATGTCGTCCGTCGTCAGCGTACCGTCGCCCTTGTTGTCGTAACGCGCGATGATGCG
Protein-coding regions in this window:
- a CDS encoding DMT family transporter; protein product: MLKIVSVAVFVGMSTCIKAAGTVPAGQIVFFRSFFAIFPIIAFLAFKGNLGTAFSTSRPFNHIARGVVGVCAMGLGFFALTRLPLPEAITLNYAQPLLVVVFSSIFLGEAIRVYRWSAVAVGLVGVLIISWPELTLLSSGEALDDQEVLGVIAALIAAAISAVAMLLVRNLVQSERTATIVLWFSVTASVMALLSLPFGWQALTPGQAVLLVAAGFCGGLGQILMTSAYRHAEASVVAPFEYTSMILGVLVGYLVFGDVATLNTLTGGLIVVAAGIFIIWRERQLGLERTRTRKAAPPQG
- the pepN gene encoding aminopeptidase N; this translates as MRTDTGQVFKLEDYRPSDYLIPETNLEFRLSPGATIVTAILTVERRDGVAASTPLVLDGDGLTLRRVEIDGRKAKPTDFAVTPDRLTILRPPAARRFRLSIETELAPSGNEALMGLYRSSNVYCTQCEAEGFRRITYFLDRPDILSVYTVRIEARRDEAPLLLSNGNPVDKGNLGDGWHYAIWHDPFPKPSYLFALVAGNLGRVADSFVTMSGRTVELGIYVEPGKEKLAGYAMDALKRSMQWDEEAFGREYDLDVFNIVAVSDFNMGAMENKGLNVFNDKYVLADRETATDADFANIEAIIAHEYFHNWTGNRITCRDWFQLCLKEGLTVYRDHEFSADQRSRAVKRIAEVRTLRAHQFPEDQGPLAHPVRPRRYREINNFYTATVYEKGSEVVRMIRTILGPDSFRAGMDLYFERHDGTAATIEDFLTVFEEVSGRDLSQFALWYHQAGTPNLAVSSTYNRAEREFTLEIEQSVPPTPSESRKRLMHIPLAFGLIGAGGEPVAYDTVDGASVEDGIIHIRKRRHVVRFSGVAERPAVSLNRGFSAPITLAVEQKTDDQFFLAGHDSDSFSRWQTFNTLLTDALILAFRQILDGAEPGFTARLTELAGRIASDETLEPAYRALALSLPGETDIARDIGKNIEPNAIFAAREALALAIARANRDAFAGLYERLADAGPFSPDAASAGRRALRNVMLDYLSLLSDGAGLAAEHFRSATNMTDRAAALTVLAHRHHGSPEANKALAAFEATYASDPLVMDKWFQIQASVPGPQAVETVRALTTHPAFSMANPNRVRSLIGTFSSANQTGFHRADGEGYRFFTQTVLEVEKRNPQVAARLATALRSWRSLEPGRQAKAREALLSIANAENLSADLSDIVERTLA
- a CDS encoding PAS domain-containing sensor histidine kinase; the encoded protein is MAKADAWGAPGGIAFARRETPRGDGLAGNTRLIAEPAYKRLLAAEPLLRRSIPALIVIFLIAIAALRVLSLMNERDDIERNAKAILMLASGQLASSLATTSDTAPGAIQDLLETTSRQGAMSRGHVLVITDSAFKITAVTPRSMSWQGRSLDSLAQGGQPLFMFGDRAGVMEVDIGGQDWYAAVSLTNGRKGAAAALVPQDAVFDAWRKTVSLNVTLFVLTAGVLIIILYAYFGQAARAQAADRIYLEAHQRIDMALVRGRCGLWDWDMVRGKMYWSRSMYDMLGYEPCDTMLSFGEVDEIIHPDDGDLFQLANKIVAREIDHIDQVFRMRHADGQWVWMRARAQVMDPEAPEIQLIGIAVDVTEQRHLALRSEAADLRLRTAIENINESFVLWDAAERLIMCNSKYQKDNGLSDRDVMPGAVRATLEERMLAFASDRRLANSNGPQGGATFERQLADGRWLQVNELRTRDGGIVSVGSDITQIKLHQEKLVDSERRLMATIHDLSLARRAEEERARELVELNRKYMKETERAEAANRAKSEFLANMSHELRTPLNAIIGFSELMEQGLFGPLGSERYEEYATDINSSGKYLLGVINDILDMSKIEAGQFSLDREEIDLGPLISETVRVVSLQAAQKAITVETRIADALTLFADRRAIKQIVINLLSNAVKFTGQGGHISVRARNTSGALVLTIEDNGCGIPKEALGKLGRPFEQVQNQFSKSHAGSGLGLAISRSLAELQGGALKIRSTEGVGTIVSVRIPVKKATPVVKVAA